The Gemmatimonadaceae bacterium genome has a segment encoding these proteins:
- the pheA gene encoding prephenate dehydratase, translating into MLRIAFQGELGAFSEEAVQRAFGTGAEPIPCRENRDVAREVANGRGDAGVLPVENTLAGSVPASYDAILAEPTLHIVGEVVLPIHHCVMVCPGATLDTLRTIESHPIALAQCASWFAAHPSIVQRAAYDTAGAARDVAAALDVSRGALASRIAAARYGLELLAENVEDRGDNQTRFVVLEREPAQLEASTAAKTVLMLQVDNRPGSLVRVLTPLSNRGLNLTKLESRPTGEPWTYHFVLEFEHRAGDPDVIAALRDVEREAARTRVVGTYARK; encoded by the coding sequence ATGCTTCGCATCGCGTTCCAGGGTGAGCTCGGCGCTTTCAGTGAAGAGGCTGTGCAGCGCGCATTTGGCACCGGCGCCGAGCCCATCCCCTGCAGGGAAAACCGCGACGTCGCACGGGAGGTTGCCAACGGCCGGGGCGATGCGGGTGTCCTGCCGGTCGAAAACACGCTCGCCGGAAGTGTGCCGGCATCATACGATGCGATTCTTGCCGAGCCCACGCTACATATCGTGGGTGAAGTCGTGCTCCCGATTCATCACTGCGTCATGGTTTGCCCGGGAGCCACGCTGGACACGCTTCGAACGATCGAGAGCCACCCGATCGCGCTGGCGCAGTGCGCGAGCTGGTTCGCGGCGCATCCGTCGATCGTTCAGCGCGCAGCGTACGATACGGCCGGAGCAGCGCGAGATGTGGCGGCCGCACTGGACGTGTCGCGGGGCGCGCTCGCGAGTCGGATCGCCGCAGCTCGTTACGGGCTCGAGCTGCTGGCCGAGAATGTCGAGGACCGTGGAGACAACCAGACGCGCTTCGTGGTACTCGAGCGAGAGCCGGCGCAATTGGAAGCGAGCACTGCGGCGAAAACAGTGCTCATGCTCCAGGTGGACAACCGGCCCGGCTCACTGGTACGCGTCCTCACACCGTTGTCGAACCGCGGGTTGAACCTAACGAAGCTCGAATCGCGGCCGACGGGCGAACCGTGGACGTACCACTTCGTTCTCGAGTTCGAGCATCGCGCCGGTGATCCGGATGTCATCGCGGCCCTTCGCGACGTGGAGCGCGAGGCAGCGAGAACCCGCGTCGTGGGAACGTACGCGCGTAAGTGA
- a CDS encoding DUF885 family protein — MKHLTILFALVLSAGPATAQSTRQQARPMPNVPRSVQTHTNALHKLLGEQWEYSLRTSPEFASILGDKRYNDKLSDFSQAAIDRDLAKTREFLKRFEAIDATGFPEQEQLNRDLMVRNLRESVEAEQFKDWEMPVNQFSGIHIDMPQLVTSLSFATVKDYEDYVARLRELPRLFGETVAQMRKGMADGLMPPRILLEQVATQAENIAKQKPEDSPFAVPTTQFPKEIAEPDQIRLRNAVLSAIRDSVLPAYVTFTAFVRDEYAPKGRADIGIWSLPNGKARYAFAVRRMTTTNMTPEEIHALGLREVERIEREQTAIAAKLGFADLKSFRDSIQKMPSLHPKSREEILDEYRHYETQMWARLPELFGRLPKAKLEVMPIEAFREKESSTQYNQGTPDGSRPGHVFVNTYDYANQLTINNESTAYHEGVPGHHMQISIAQELPALPPFRQQATYTAYVEGWALYSERLGKEIGFYTDPYKDYGRLDDEMLRAIRLVIDTGIHDKHWTRDQAVAFFRAHSSENEASIQSETDRYIAWPAQALGYKLGQLTILRLREQAKQALGAKFDIRAFHDEVLGAGALPLDVLEQRIAHWVARGARG, encoded by the coding sequence ATGAAGCACCTCACGATCCTCTTCGCCCTCGTGCTATCTGCAGGCCCGGCCACGGCGCAGAGCACCAGACAACAAGCCCGTCCGATGCCTAACGTGCCGCGCAGCGTCCAGACGCATACCAACGCGCTCCACAAGCTCCTTGGCGAGCAGTGGGAGTACTCGCTCCGCACCAGCCCGGAGTTCGCCTCGATTCTCGGTGACAAGCGCTACAACGACAAATTGAGCGACTTCTCACAGGCGGCGATCGATCGCGATCTGGCGAAGACCCGGGAGTTCCTGAAGCGCTTCGAGGCCATCGATGCGACCGGCTTCCCGGAGCAGGAGCAGCTCAATCGCGATCTCATGGTTCGAAATCTTCGTGAGAGTGTCGAGGCGGAGCAATTCAAGGATTGGGAGATGCCGGTGAATCAATTCAGCGGCATCCACATCGACATGCCGCAGCTCGTCACCTCGCTCTCCTTCGCGACGGTAAAGGATTACGAGGACTACGTCGCGCGGCTGCGCGAGCTGCCGCGCCTCTTCGGCGAGACGGTCGCGCAGATGCGCAAGGGCATGGCGGATGGCCTCATGCCACCGCGCATCCTCCTGGAGCAAGTGGCAACGCAGGCGGAGAACATCGCAAAGCAAAAGCCGGAGGACTCTCCGTTCGCCGTTCCAACCACGCAATTCCCGAAGGAAATCGCCGAGCCGGACCAGATTCGCCTGCGCAACGCCGTGCTGTCCGCGATCAGAGATAGCGTGTTGCCCGCATACGTGACGTTCACTGCCTTCGTCCGCGACGAGTACGCTCCGAAGGGTCGAGCCGACATTGGTATCTGGTCGCTTCCCAATGGAAAGGCGCGTTATGCCTTTGCCGTGCGCCGCATGACTACCACGAACATGACTCCCGAGGAGATCCACGCGCTCGGGTTGCGCGAGGTCGAGCGCATCGAACGCGAGCAGACGGCGATCGCCGCAAAGCTCGGGTTCGCCGACCTCAAATCCTTCCGTGACTCGATCCAGAAGATGCCGAGTCTCCACCCCAAATCGCGCGAGGAAATCCTCGACGAATACCGTCATTACGAAACGCAAATGTGGGCTCGGCTGCCGGAGCTCTTTGGGCGTCTGCCCAAGGCGAAGCTCGAGGTGATGCCAATCGAGGCCTTCCGAGAAAAGGAATCATCGACGCAGTACAACCAGGGAACGCCCGACGGATCTCGTCCCGGACACGTCTTTGTGAATACCTACGACTACGCGAACCAGCTCACGATCAACAACGAATCGACCGCGTATCACGAAGGCGTCCCCGGACACCACATGCAGATCTCCATCGCGCAGGAGCTGCCAGCGCTGCCGCCGTTCCGGCAACAGGCGACCTACACGGCGTACGTCGAGGGCTGGGCGCTCTACTCCGAGCGACTCGGCAAAGAGATCGGGTTCTACACCGATCCATACAAGGACTATGGTCGGCTCGACGACGAGATGCTTCGCGCGATCCGCCTGGTGATCGACACCGGAATTCACGACAAGCACTGGACCCGCGACCAGGCAGTGGCCTTCTTCCGCGCACACTCGAGCGAGAACGAGGCGAGCATTCAGTCGGAGACCGATCGCTACATCGCGTGGCCTGCGCAGGCGCTCGGCTACAAGCTCGGTCAGCTCACGATCCTGCGTCTCCGCGAGCAGGCGAAGCAAGCGTTAGGCGCGAAGTTCGATATTCGCGCATTCCACGACGAGGTCCTCGGGGCCGGCGCATTGCCGCTCGACGTCCTCGAACAGCGCATCGCGCACTGGGTGGCAAGAGGGGCTAGGGGGTAG
- a CDS encoding winged helix DNA-binding domain-containing protein: MTIRDIRRLRLGAQFLTTPGLSRASDVVRALGAVQAQDYAGAKWAVAQRTHGATEASVEREIDEGRILRTHVLRPTWHFVAPADLRWMLGLTAPRVNAMIASYSRNLELDRKVFSRSNAVFTRALAGGKCLTRSELRVELERARVKIPTSQHLGHLMMQGELDGVICSGPRREKQFTYALLDERAPSSPSVDRDEALLELTRRYFTTRSPATPQDLAWWSGLTVKDAKRGIEIAGRELEPVALGSQTYWVAQSLPRPRKTTLTVHLLPNYDEYFIGYRDRSALGNRIGHTTPITGGNALIPHVIVADGELVGVWKRTFARNAVRVTLSLMTQLSGAEERRLRDAVQRFGAFLESPVEIDA; encoded by the coding sequence GTGACAATCAGGGACATCCGCCGGCTGCGACTTGGGGCACAATTCCTCACGACGCCTGGCCTCAGCCGAGCGAGCGACGTCGTGCGCGCCCTCGGTGCCGTACAAGCGCAGGACTACGCCGGCGCCAAGTGGGCGGTTGCCCAACGCACGCACGGCGCCACAGAGGCGTCCGTCGAACGCGAGATCGACGAGGGGCGCATCCTGCGCACGCACGTGCTGCGCCCGACGTGGCACTTCGTCGCGCCCGCCGATCTCCGGTGGATGCTCGGGCTCACCGCTCCGCGCGTGAATGCCATGATCGCGTCGTACAGCCGGAACCTCGAGCTCGATCGCAAGGTGTTCAGTCGGAGCAATGCGGTGTTCACGAGAGCGCTGGCCGGTGGGAAGTGCCTTACGCGGAGCGAGCTGCGTGTCGAGCTGGAGCGAGCGAGAGTGAAGATTCCCACCAGTCAGCACCTCGGCCACTTGATGATGCAGGGTGAGCTCGACGGCGTGATCTGCAGCGGCCCACGACGCGAGAAGCAATTCACCTATGCGCTCCTCGACGAACGGGCGCCGTCGTCGCCGAGCGTTGATCGAGACGAGGCACTGCTCGAGCTGACGCGGCGCTATTTCACGACGCGTAGTCCCGCCACGCCACAGGACCTCGCCTGGTGGTCGGGGCTCACGGTCAAGGACGCCAAGCGCGGAATCGAGATCGCCGGTCGCGAGCTGGAGCCTGTCGCGTTAGGCAGCCAGACCTACTGGGTAGCCCAGAGTCTCCCTCGACCGCGGAAGACGACGCTCACTGTCCATCTGCTACCGAACTACGACGAGTACTTCATCGGCTATCGCGATCGCAGTGCGCTCGGCAATCGCATCGGGCACACGACGCCGATCACCGGTGGGAATGCTCTCATCCCACACGTGATCGTCGCCGATGGAGAGCTCGTCGGCGTGTGGAAGCGGACGTTCGCGAGGAATGCAGTGCGCGTCACGCTTTCACTCATGACGCAACTCAGCGGCGCTGAGGAGAGAAGGCTTCGCGACGCGGTGCAACGTTTCGGCGCGTTTCTCGAATCGCCGGTCGAGATCGACGCATGA
- a CDS encoding ABC transporter permease — MRSAFRWFSREAGLRFLARRKAACTVAVLTMALALGANTAVFSVVRTFLLASIGVPDAQRLFLLAPVRNLPGRGSVVFNEAYPNYELIRRTQHAFADVTCIAQGVAGWDDHGESRPLQTARVTASFFSTVRVFPILGRGFTAAEEGPPPTRVVVISNALWHSAFNADRSVIGSALILNGEPHTIIGVMPEGFTQPVPTDVWLPFDLPPQARIAVTGARTLTVYARLAEGMPRARADAEARDLTKRALAATSENRDFWYEARPLRGVLLDGADSTVLLVQAGAVVLLLLAILNLASLLLAWGFERGQELAVRQALGAGQVRVVRMLFLQGVVVVGVGAALGVGLTRLIVPWLRHLDLNQSVAFFTSQITLDGSVLLASATVAILSGLAAGVLPAVFTRNSDVATTLRSGARSATLSPAALRWQQAMVVVQAALSVVILTAAALIGVSFAKLVRVPIGFVPRDLLVARVNLQNAVYLQASARVRFGRDLLDNLAHEPEIASAAFTTTLPVSDGLWGGRFFVELPDGSLSTEPSLLHIRRTSTNYLPTIGIPLLTGRQFATSDDSASPNVAIVSRSLAAHLWPNQSAIGKRIYRLAAGKTQPVAHEVVGVVGDVMDAGNSVPPGETVYLPWGQVSTTQLSIVVRPRAGDAAAFAAVRRALRHTDLVVATHDEAPLEALVTQANALPRLQSLLLLTFAIAALGIATLGSYGVMSQLVSTREREYALRLVFGAVPSQLGRSVLTQVGRLTLPGVAAGLVAVVLLGGTLKRFVFGVEPRSVVVLSLVSVGMLLVALAATLPSMRRAMRVDIRRTIGAQ, encoded by the coding sequence ATGAGATCCGCTTTCCGCTGGTTCTCCCGCGAAGCAGGGCTCCGCTTCCTCGCGCGGCGCAAGGCCGCCTGCACCGTCGCGGTCCTCACGATGGCGCTCGCGCTCGGCGCCAACACCGCCGTTTTTTCGGTGGTTCGAACATTTCTTCTGGCGAGCATCGGTGTGCCGGACGCGCAGCGACTCTTTCTGCTCGCGCCCGTGCGCAATCTGCCGGGACGGGGATCGGTCGTCTTTAACGAGGCGTATCCGAACTACGAATTGATTCGGCGCACGCAGCACGCCTTTGCCGACGTGACCTGCATCGCGCAGGGCGTCGCGGGTTGGGACGACCACGGCGAGTCGCGTCCGCTGCAGACGGCCCGCGTTACCGCGAGCTTCTTCTCCACCGTGCGCGTCTTTCCAATTCTCGGCCGGGGCTTCACTGCAGCGGAGGAAGGACCGCCGCCCACACGTGTTGTCGTGATCAGCAACGCGCTCTGGCATTCTGCCTTCAATGCCGATCGTTCCGTAATCGGGAGCGCGCTGATCCTCAATGGTGAGCCGCATACGATCATCGGCGTCATGCCAGAGGGGTTCACGCAACCCGTGCCGACCGACGTCTGGCTCCCGTTCGACCTTCCGCCCCAAGCGCGCATCGCCGTCACCGGAGCGCGAACGCTCACGGTCTATGCGCGACTGGCCGAAGGCATGCCGCGCGCCCGAGCCGACGCCGAAGCGCGCGACCTCACGAAACGGGCGCTCGCTGCGACGAGCGAGAATCGCGACTTCTGGTACGAGGCACGCCCGCTCCGCGGCGTCCTGCTGGACGGTGCGGATTCGACGGTGCTACTCGTTCAGGCGGGTGCCGTCGTCCTGCTACTGCTCGCCATCCTCAACCTCGCTTCGCTGCTGCTGGCGTGGGGATTCGAGCGCGGGCAGGAGCTTGCCGTTAGGCAGGCACTCGGCGCCGGACAGGTACGTGTCGTGCGGATGCTCTTCCTGCAGGGCGTTGTCGTCGTCGGCGTTGGCGCTGCACTTGGCGTCGGCCTCACTCGATTGATCGTGCCGTGGCTTCGCCATCTCGATCTCAACCAGAGTGTCGCTTTCTTCACCTCGCAGATCACGCTCGACGGAAGCGTTCTCCTCGCGAGCGCCACCGTCGCCATTCTGTCTGGCCTGGCCGCGGGAGTTTTGCCGGCTGTCTTCACGCGAAATAGCGATGTCGCGACGACGCTGCGTTCAGGCGCGCGCAGCGCAACGTTGTCACCGGCCGCACTGCGATGGCAGCAGGCGATGGTCGTCGTTCAAGCCGCGCTGTCGGTCGTGATTCTCACCGCGGCAGCGCTGATCGGTGTCAGCTTCGCGAAGCTCGTTCGAGTGCCAATCGGATTTGTGCCTCGCGATCTTCTCGTCGCCCGTGTGAATCTGCAGAATGCCGTCTATCTACAAGCTTCCGCGCGCGTTCGCTTCGGCCGTGACCTGTTGGACAATCTCGCGCACGAGCCGGAGATCGCGTCCGCGGCGTTCACGACGACGCTTCCCGTGAGCGACGGCCTCTGGGGTGGACGTTTCTTCGTCGAGCTGCCCGACGGCAGCCTGAGCACCGAACCATCGCTACTCCACATTCGCCGTACGTCGACGAATTATCTGCCGACGATCGGCATTCCGTTGCTGACGGGTAGACAGTTCGCGACGAGCGACGATTCGGCGTCGCCGAATGTCGCGATCGTGAGCCGCAGTCTCGCCGCGCATCTCTGGCCGAACCAGAGCGCGATCGGCAAGCGCATTTATCGATTGGCCGCTGGAAAAACGCAACCCGTGGCCCACGAGGTCGTGGGTGTCGTAGGCGACGTAATGGATGCGGGCAACAGCGTGCCACCGGGTGAGACCGTCTATCTCCCCTGGGGGCAGGTCTCGACGACTCAGCTGTCGATTGTCGTTAGGCCCAGAGCCGGCGACGCCGCTGCCTTCGCCGCCGTGCGACGCGCACTCCGGCATACCGATCTGGTCGTTGCCACACACGATGAGGCCCCTCTCGAGGCGCTCGTCACACAAGCGAATGCGCTCCCGCGCTTGCAGAGCCTCCTGCTGCTCACCTTTGCCATCGCCGCACTGGGGATTGCCACGCTCGGCAGCTACGGTGTCATGAGTCAACTTGTGTCGACGCGCGAGCGCGAATATGCCTTGCGACTCGTCTTTGGTGCGGTGCCGTCTCAATTGGGCCGATCGGTGCTGACCCAGGTCGGAAGGCTGACGCTTCCCGGTGTCGCGGCGGGTCTCGTCGCCGTCGTGCTGCTGGGTGGTACGCTCAAGCGATTCGTGTTTGGAGTCGAGCCGCGGTCGGTGGTGGTCCTGTCGCTCGTGAGCGTTGGCATGCTGTTGGTGGCCTTGGCCGCCACCCTGCCGTCGATGCGGCGAGCGATGCGTGTCGACATTCGCCGCACCATTGGCGCACAATGA